GTCGTCGTAGCCACGGCCCAGGTCCTCGGGCAGGACGCTCGCGAGCCGCGCGAAGTATTCCTTCACCTCGGGGAGCACGCGCAGCGGCCGCTCGGCGGCGAGCAGCTTCGCGAGCGCGCGGACGAGGCGGTGGGGCGCCGTGTCTGGCCAGGGCATCGAGCCGTGGCCCGGGGCGCTCCGCGCCGTGAGCTGGAGCGGCAGCCCGGTCTTCTCGGAGATGACGATGTGGCCGAGCGGCGCCTTGAACCCCGCGTGGGCCTCGATCCCGCCGAGCTCCGAGATCGCGTACTCCGCCCCCGCCAGCCACGCGCGGTGCTTGTCGGCGACGAACCGCGCGCCGTGCTGGCTGCCCGCCTCCTCGTCGGCCGTCGCAAGGAAGACGAGGTCGCGCCTGAGCGGGACGCGCGCCCGCTTGATGGCCAGCACCGCGGCGAGGTGCATGATCCCCGTGGACTTCATGTCGATCGCGCCCCGGCCGTAGAGGTAGCCGTCACGGATCACGCCGCCGAACGGGTCCACCGTCCAGTAGCGGCGATCGGCGTACACGACGTCCACGTGGTGGTGGAGCACGATGCCCGGGAGCGAGCCGTCGCCCGCGAGGCGCGCCATGAGGTTGGCGCGGCCGGGAACGGACTCGACCGTCTCGCTCGCGATCCCGTCGCGCTCGAGCACCGCGGTGAGGAACCTCGTGCCCGCGATCTCATTGCCGGGGGGGTTGGTCGTGTCGATCATGAGATAGCGGCGCAGCAGGTCCACCGTCTCGTCGCCGAGCGCCTTCCAGTCGATCATGGCCGGGAGTCTATCACCGCGGCTCAGCGCGGGGTAAAGCCCTTCGCCAGCACGTACTGGTTCGGCCACGGCAGGTCGTAGCCCTGCTCGTATGCCGCGCGGCGGGTCCAGTACGGATCGTGGAGGTGTGCGCGCGCGAGCACGCAGAGATCGGCGCGTCCCGCGGCGATGATCGAGTTCACGTCGGCGTAGGACGCGATCGCGCCGACGGTCATCGTCGGGATGCCCGCCTCGTGGCGGATGCGATCGGCGAACGGCGTCTGGTACAGGCGGCCGTACGCGGGCTTCTGCTCGGGCACCGTGTGGCCGGCGGAGACGTCCACGATGTCGCAGCCGTGGGCGCCGAGGAGTCTCGCGACCTCGACCGCGTCCTCGGGCGTCGTGCCGCCCTCGGCCCAGTCGGTCGCCGAGAGCCTGACCGACACGGGCTTTGCCTCGGGCCAGACCGCGCGCACGGCGTCGAAGATCTCCAGCGGAAAGCGCGCGCGGTTCGCGAGCTCGCCGCCGTACTCGTCGCGGCGCCGGTTGGTGAGTGGCGAGAGAAAGCTCGCGAGCAGGTACCCGTGGGCGAAGTGGAGCTCGAGGAGATCGAAGCCCGCCTCGTCGGCCATCCTCGTCGCGCGGACGAAGTTCTCGCGGACCCGGTCCAAGTCGGCGCGGTCCATCGCCTTCGGCACCTGGCTGTGCGGGAAGTACGGAAGCGCCGACGCCGAGACGATCGACCAGTTGCCCGAGTCGAGCGGCTCGTCGATCCCCTCCCAGAGCAGCCGGGTCGAGCCCTTGCGGCCGGCGTGGGCGAGCTGGATGCCGATCTTCGCCGGCGAGTTCGCGTGGACGAAGTCCACGATGCGCCGCCACGCGGCCGGGTGCTCGGCCTTGTACATCCCCGTGCAGCCCGGGCTGATGCGCGCCTCGCGGCTCACGTCGGTCATCTCGGTCATCACGAGCCCGGCGCCGCCGATCGCGCGGCTCCCGAGGTGGACGAGATGCCAGTCGTTCGGCGTGCCGTCCTCGGCCGAGTACTGGCACATGGGCGAGACGACGACGCGGTTCGGCAGCACGAGCCCGCGCAGCCGGAAGGGCGTGAACATCGGCGGCGGCGCGGGCGAGGCGGGCACGGCGACGCGGCTCTGGCGCTCGGCCTCGGCCGCGACCCAGCGGTCCACCTTCGCGACGAAGCCCGGGTCGCGGACCTTCAGGCTCTCGTGGGTGACGCGGAGGCTCCGCGTCAGGAGGCTCATCGCGAACTGGAGCGGCTCGAGCCGCCCGTGATAGCGCTCGGCCGCCTCGAACCACTCGAGGCTCACCTGCGCGGCGCGCTGGAGCGCCTCGACCTCGGGCCGCCGCTCCTCCTCGTACGCGACCAGCGCCTTCGTCGGCTCACCGTGGCGCTGGAGCGCCCGCGCGAGCGCGACCGCGTCCTCCATCGCGAGCTTGGTCCCCGAGCCGATCGAGAAGTGC
This is a stretch of genomic DNA from Candidatus Methylomirabilota bacterium. It encodes these proteins:
- a CDS encoding M20/M25/M40 family metallo-hydrolase, with the protein product MIDWKALGDETVDLLRRYLMIDTTNPPGNEIAGTRFLTAVLERDGIASETVESVPGRANLMARLAGDGSLPGIVLHHHVDVVYADRRYWTVDPFGGVIRDGYLYGRGAIDMKSTGIMHLAAVLAIKRARVPLRRDLVFLATADEEAGSQHGARFVADKHRAWLAGAEYAISELGGIEAHAGFKAPLGHIVISEKTGLPLQLTARSAPGHGSMPWPDTAPHRLVRALAKLLAAERPLRVLPEVKEYFARLASVLPEDLGRGYDDVERSLQDPAFRARLLANRHHAAMVRTTFAVTMLHGSEKRNVIPPEASAGVDCRMLAGDDPDEVVAWVRRVIGDDQVEVTVTGEPKAPNLSPPDTELYKALADALERRAPGVVVAPEVLVGFTDNWVFRRCGLHGYGWSPFVLDEGEWQRVHGNDERLSLENIREGARCYTEMLLGVAGA
- a CDS encoding bifunctional salicylyl-CoA 5-hydroxylase/oxidoreductase → MKIVSIGGGPAGLYFALLMKKADPAHDVTVVERNRADDTFGFGVVFSDATLEGFAEADRETHDAIAGSLAHWDDIQIHSRGEVLTSTGHGFSGMSRQVLLDILQRRCAALGVMLEFQKEVGDLAAYGDADLLLGADGVNSGIRSRYAEHFQPQIDWRPNRFVWLGTTLPFPAFTFIFKESEHGLWRVHAYRYDRSMSTFILETTEAAWRRAGLDRVDEDGTLAFAERLFADELRGHRLLANRSLWRGFPTVRNGAWHHGNVVLVGDAAHTAHFSIGSGTKLAMEDAVALARALQRHGEPTKALVAYEEERRPEVEALQRAAQVSLEWFEAAERYHGRLEPLQFAMSLLTRSLRVTHESLKVRDPGFVAKVDRWVAAEAERQSRVAVPASPAPPPMFTPFRLRGLVLPNRVVVSPMCQYSAEDGTPNDWHLVHLGSRAIGGAGLVMTEMTDVSREARISPGCTGMYKAEHPAAWRRIVDFVHANSPAKIGIQLAHAGRKGSTRLLWEGIDEPLDSGNWSIVSASALPYFPHSQVPKAMDRADLDRVRENFVRATRMADEAGFDLLELHFAHGYLLASFLSPLTNRRRDEYGGELANRARFPLEIFDAVRAVWPEAKPVSVRLSATDWAEGGTTPEDAVEVARLLGAHGCDIVDVSAGHTVPEQKPAYGRLYQTPFADRIRHEAGIPTMTVGAIASYADVNSIIAAGRADLCVLARAHLHDPYWTRRAAYEQGYDLPWPNQYVLAKGFTPR